From Arcticibacter tournemirensis, one genomic window encodes:
- a CDS encoding NADH-quinone oxidoreductase subunit N: MNELLPTLPVFIKDVLSGMAYLIPEIILVATFIVVLLADLFFPGRRSSLAFWLCLTGITASVLFVAFKVPSVKGPALLFGNTLVSDAMSSIFKQIFYAVIVLFAIFIRCNPRVKQHKKGSGDLYILLPAVLLGLNLMSMASSLLLIYLSIEMISISSYLMAGYVSGDDKQTEAAMKYVLFGSACSAIMLYGMSLLYGFTGTLTITDPEFLLGLGEMPRSVVVIAVGLVLVGIGFKLSFVPFHFWSPDVYEGAPVPVTAFLSTGPKIAGFAILIRFLGGFSPQQGMGSISVFDFEGVLSAVAILSMVVGNFVAIWQDNIKRMLAYSSIGHTGFILMAVVVSTGSGLKAMMFYLLIYGLMNMSAFMLAGKIEDQSGAVSIKDYRGLGRFLKIEMVCFVVVLMSLTGLPPLAGFIAKFLVFSAVFESYSAGHSMWMLALLVTGAITTVVSLFYYFKVPLNAFLRQSETTPVITARRDILTYIIIVLTFLILLWGVFPGLLI, encoded by the coding sequence ATGAACGAATTATTGCCAACGCTGCCGGTATTTATAAAGGATGTTCTTTCGGGCATGGCTTATCTCATACCTGAGATAATTCTGGTCGCCACCTTTATCGTTGTTCTGCTGGCCGATCTGTTTTTCCCCGGCCGACGCTCGTCACTGGCATTTTGGCTATGCTTAACCGGCATCACTGCTTCGGTGTTGTTTGTGGCTTTTAAAGTGCCGTCTGTTAAGGGACCCGCACTTCTTTTCGGAAATACCCTTGTTTCCGATGCCATGAGCTCGATATTCAAACAGATCTTTTATGCCGTAATCGTTCTTTTTGCAATTTTCATCCGCTGCAATCCCCGGGTTAAACAACATAAAAAAGGCTCAGGTGACCTGTATATTTTACTGCCCGCTGTTCTTCTTGGCCTCAATCTGATGTCGATGGCTTCCAGTCTGCTGCTGATCTATCTCTCTATCGAGATGATCTCTATATCCTCTTATCTGATGGCGGGTTATGTATCGGGCGATGATAAGCAAACCGAGGCGGCGATGAAGTATGTGCTCTTTGGCTCTGCATGCTCGGCGATAATGCTTTACGGTATGTCGCTTTTGTACGGGTTTACGGGCACATTGACTATTACAGATCCGGAGTTTTTGCTTGGACTGGGAGAGATGCCACGGTCGGTTGTCGTTATAGCTGTAGGCTTGGTACTGGTTGGAATTGGTTTTAAGCTATCGTTCGTTCCATTTCATTTCTGGAGCCCCGACGTGTATGAAGGTGCGCCGGTTCCGGTTACCGCTTTTCTTTCTACCGGTCCGAAAATCGCAGGCTTTGCCATTCTCATCCGCTTTTTAGGAGGGTTCAGTCCCCAACAAGGCATGGGCTCCATATCTGTTTTCGATTTCGAGGGTGTTTTATCTGCTGTCGCTATCCTTTCTATGGTGGTCGGCAATTTCGTAGCCATCTGGCAGGACAACATAAAGAGGATGCTCGCTTATTCTTCGATCGGACATACCGGGTTCATTCTGATGGCTGTGGTAGTAAGCACAGGTAGCGGATTAAAGGCGATGATGTTTTACCTGCTCATATACGGGCTGATGAACATGTCGGCCTTTATGCTGGCCGGGAAAATCGAAGATCAGTCCGGCGCCGTTAGTATTAAAGATTATAGGGGACTGGGACGTTTCCTGAAGATAGAGATGGTTTGCTTTGTAGTGGTTTTAATGTCGCTTACCGGCCTTCCTCCGCTCGCGGGTTTTATTGCGAAGTTTCTTGTGTTCTCAGCCGTCTTCGAAAGTTACTCCGCCGGTCACTCCATGTGGATGCTCGCCCTTCTCGTCACCGGTGCCATCACCACAGTAGTTTCGTTGTTTTATTACTTCAAGGTACCCTTAAACGCATTCCTCCGTCAGTCGGAAACAACTCCTGTTATTACAGCCCGGCGTGATATCCTGACTTATATTATTATTGTCCTGACCTTCCTTATTTTGCTATGGGGCGTGTTCCCAGGATTGCTTATTTAG
- a CDS encoding NADH-quinone oxidoreductase subunit J yields MEQLVFYVFVGIVLLSALMVVAMRNPVRSIFLFFVTLFSMAGLFIFALADFIAVTQVVVYVGGVLVLMIFTFLLSSREILNIPLPGKRGIIGLHQLPGIAVALIFFVVLAVMVYQANPDQIEWVKQARENTLQPTDNTIHYIGINMMTRYLVPFEVVSVLLMVALVGAAHLARKERKI; encoded by the coding sequence ATGGAACAATTGGTATTTTACGTATTTGTCGGGATAGTGCTTTTATCAGCGCTGATGGTAGTGGCGATGAGAAACCCTGTCCGTTCGATATTTTTATTTTTTGTAACACTTTTCTCTATGGCGGGACTGTTCATATTTGCTCTGGCCGATTTTATAGCTGTTACTCAGGTTGTGGTTTATGTTGGCGGAGTGCTGGTATTGATGATCTTTACGTTTCTTTTATCCAGCCGCGAAATATTGAATATTCCTTTGCCCGGGAAACGGGGAATTATCGGACTTCACCAGCTGCCGGGGATAGCTGTTGCCCTCATCTTTTTTGTAGTTTTAGCGGTAATGGTATATCAGGCGAATCCCGACCAGATAGAGTGGGTAAAGCAGGCTCGCGAAAACACGCTTCAACCAACTGATAACACAATCCATTATATCGGTATCAACATGATGACCCGCTACCTTGTACCTTTTGAAGTGGTTTCAGTACTGCTCATGGTTGCGCTTGTGGGCGCAGCACATTTAGCCAGAAAGGAACGTAAAATATGA
- a CDS encoding NuoI/complex I 23 kDa subunit family protein produces the protein MIIKKTINALKTSWKGLSLTLRHLFAIGKRRKSIDIKSDNYFEQQKGLVTVQFPKEKLPVPEVGRYQLHVEIDDCIVCDLCAKICPVDCIEIESIKATGPIGQTSDGTTKRLYPAKFDIDMAKCLYCGLCTVVCPTECITMTDQYDKSVTNIADLTYKFSDMTPAEAEEKRQELAKQQAEKQAAKEAATKAAPKDNPNKGEA, from the coding sequence TTGATTATAAAAAAAACCATAAACGCATTAAAGACTTCGTGGAAGGGGCTTTCCCTTACGCTGAGGCATCTTTTTGCTATAGGTAAGCGGCGTAAAAGTATTGATATTAAGTCGGATAACTATTTCGAACAGCAGAAAGGCCTTGTTACAGTGCAGTTTCCTAAGGAGAAGCTGCCGGTTCCGGAAGTAGGGCGGTATCAGCTTCATGTAGAAATTGATGATTGCATTGTATGCGACCTCTGCGCCAAGATCTGTCCTGTCGATTGTATTGAAATCGAAAGTATTAAAGCTACCGGGCCGATCGGTCAGACTTCAGACGGCACAACCAAGCGGCTGTATCCTGCGAAATTTGATATCGATATGGCTAAATGCCTTTATTGTGGCCTCTGTACGGTGGTTTGCCCCACGGAGTGTATCACGATGACCGATCAATACGACAAGAGTGTAACAAATATAGCTGATCTTACATATAAGTTCTCGGACATGACCCCCGCGGAGGCAGAGGAGAAGAGGCAGGAGCTGGCAAAACAGCAGGCAGAGAAGCAGGCTGCTAAGGAAGCAGCCACGAAAGCAGCACCAAAAGATAACCCTAACAAAGGAGAAGCATAA
- a CDS encoding complex I subunit 4 family protein — MSLLSTLIFLPLVAGLLIILMPSAWQSRYKYVALGVIAIQVILSAYIYLNFNAGTFTGIASQNKFQLVERLPWINISLGTLGKLQIDYFLGIDGLSMPFLVLTSIVMLVAVLASWGIKTNLKGYFALFLLLDTAVMGVFASLDFFLFYIFYELMLLPLYFLIGMWGGVRREYAAIKFFLYTLFGSVFMLLVIIGLYFSVTDPQTGNHTFNMLAMMDPANYTQGSIFSALAKQELFGISARLLGFIVLFIAFAIKVPIVPLHTWLPDAHVEAPTPVSIILAGILLKIGGYGILRVCMSIFPDAALQSAWWLGLIGVVSIIYGGLNALAQTDLKRLIAYSSVSHMGFVLLGIASVTAEGISGAMMQMISHGFLSSMLFFLVGVLYDRVHDRQIPNFRGLALIMPKYTVFIMIAFFASLGLPGFSAFIAEAFSLIGAFTSESINGLLPRWMAVCGSVGILLSASYLLWTLQRMFFGETRLMGGEAWKSALTDVNGREVLALSTLALFALVLGIMPSLAFDKMNFSVLELIRLVNQK, encoded by the coding sequence ATGAGTTTGCTTTCTACATTGATATTCCTTCCTTTAGTTGCCGGACTGCTCATCATTCTGATGCCTTCAGCATGGCAGAGCCGGTACAAATATGTTGCGTTGGGGGTTATTGCTATTCAGGTGATTTTAAGCGCTTATATATATTTAAACTTTAATGCAGGAACGTTTACAGGTATTGCCAGTCAGAACAAGTTCCAGCTGGTTGAACGCCTTCCATGGATCAATATCAGCCTTGGAACGCTCGGCAAGCTCCAGATAGACTATTTCTTAGGTATCGACGGACTGTCAATGCCCTTTCTTGTGCTTACATCCATTGTGATGCTGGTGGCTGTACTGGCCTCATGGGGTATTAAAACCAACCTGAAGGGGTATTTCGCTTTGTTCCTGCTGCTGGATACCGCTGTGATGGGTGTATTCGCATCGCTTGACTTCTTCCTGTTTTATATTTTCTATGAGCTCATGCTGCTGCCTCTGTACTTCCTAATCGGAATGTGGGGAGGCGTAAGACGGGAATACGCTGCGATCAAATTTTTCCTGTATACGCTGTTCGGCTCGGTGTTTATGCTGCTGGTTATCATTGGCCTGTACTTTTCGGTAACCGATCCGCAAACCGGCAACCATACCTTTAACATGCTGGCGATGATGGATCCGGCGAATTATACCCAGGGATCAATCTTTTCGGCCTTAGCGAAGCAAGAACTGTTTGGCATCTCTGCCAGGCTGCTTGGTTTTATTGTATTGTTTATTGCCTTTGCCATTAAAGTGCCCATAGTGCCTTTACATACCTGGCTTCCGGATGCCCACGTAGAAGCGCCTACTCCCGTATCTATTATCCTTGCAGGTATTCTATTGAAAATAGGGGGATACGGTATTCTGAGGGTTTGTATGAGCATATTCCCCGACGCTGCCCTTCAAAGTGCATGGTGGCTGGGCCTGATAGGAGTGGTCTCCATTATTTACGGGGGACTGAATGCGCTGGCTCAAACAGATTTAAAGAGGCTGATTGCTTATTCTTCCGTATCGCACATGGGCTTCGTTTTGCTGGGTATCGCCTCCGTTACTGCCGAAGGTATTTCCGGAGCAATGATGCAGATGATCAGCCACGGGTTTTTATCCTCCATGCTGTTCTTCCTGGTGGGGGTGCTTTACGACAGAGTGCACGACCGGCAAATTCCTAATTTCAGGGGACTGGCGCTGATCATGCCGAAGTATACGGTATTTATCATGATTGCCTTCTTCGCTTCTTTGGGACTGCCCGGATTCTCTGCATTCATCGCCGAAGCATTTAGCCTGATAGGCGCTTTTACATCAGAGAGCATCAATGGACTGTTACCCCGCTGGATGGCTGTTTGCGGATCGGTAGGGATACTGCTGAGCGCCAGTTATCTGCTCTGGACACTACAGCGAATGTTCTTCGGTGAAACCCGCCTAATGGGAGGGGAGGCATGGAAGAGCGCTTTAACCGACGTAAACGGCCGGGAGGTTCTGGCCTTGTCAACTCTTGCTTTATTTGCGCTGGTGCTGGGCATAATGCCTTCGCTGGCTTTTGATAAAATGAATTTTTCAGTACTCGAATTAATTCGTCTTGTAAACCAGAAATAG
- the nuoL gene encoding NADH-quinone oxidoreductase subunit L: MDTLTQENISILALVAVLLPLLTFFTILFIPGKASRGGYIAIASIAASLIISIFLFSVVWNRQPVHEQFEWFTIAGRTFQAGVLLNNLSVLMMVLVSGIALLVHVYSTKYMQGDPYLYRYWAYLGLFCFSMLLLVIADNLLLMYMAWELVGFSSYLLIGFWFTRHTAVLANRKAFIMNRLGDLGFLTGIMIVLNQFNTLDITSLFGDNGLVVSAVVENGFWINGTSSMPDVWLNVAGLAFFLGAVAKSAQFPLHTWLPDAMEGPTSVSSLIHAATMVAAGVFLLARINPLFSADVLTVIAVIGAFTAFMSASIALVQNDIKRILAFSTISQLGFMMLAMGVGAQSSAIFHLVTHAFFKCLLFLAAGAVIHEMAHLRDKNNLQFDTQDIRLMGGLRKRMPVTFVCMLVASLALAGLPLTSGYLSKDAILIQSFEWAEGRNGLSKLIPYSALITSWFTAFYISRLIFKVFFGELRIEKQFAMKFSVHEAPAAMKNVLVVLAVLCLFPVFSSHPLLFEDAWLLKGLPVADTMTRVNAFHTIVPAAVNIMAVLLIYLAYQWYGRQKKMPAFSNTALFRFAGNQWFFDKVYDSVIVDGIVLISRGIYFFDKVVVDGVVNLVGRAGVVLSYLSRWTDRNIIDGIVNGAAYLTGQTGRFFRHFQTGRLQHYFVTMLLILLGFFIFKYYSGAI; this comes from the coding sequence TTGGATACACTGACACAGGAAAATATAAGTATACTGGCTTTGGTGGCTGTCTTACTGCCCCTGCTTACATTTTTTACAATTCTTTTTATTCCCGGAAAGGCAAGCCGCGGCGGATATATTGCTATTGCCAGTATTGCCGCGAGTTTGATCATTTCTATCTTTCTTTTCAGTGTGGTATGGAACCGGCAACCGGTTCACGAGCAGTTCGAATGGTTCACGATAGCTGGCCGTACCTTCCAGGCAGGTGTTCTGCTGAATAACCTGTCGGTATTGATGATGGTACTTGTATCGGGCATCGCCCTGCTGGTGCATGTTTACTCTACGAAGTATATGCAGGGCGACCCTTATTTGTACCGTTATTGGGCTTATCTGGGACTTTTTTGTTTTTCCATGCTTCTGCTGGTGATAGCAGATAACCTTCTGCTGATGTACATGGCATGGGAACTGGTTGGTTTTTCATCTTATCTTCTTATTGGATTCTGGTTTACACGCCATACCGCTGTACTGGCTAACCGCAAAGCTTTCATCATGAACCGGCTAGGCGACCTGGGATTCCTCACCGGGATCATGATCGTCCTGAATCAGTTTAATACGCTCGATATTACCAGCCTTTTTGGCGACAATGGTCTTGTTGTGAGCGCTGTTGTCGAAAATGGCTTTTGGATAAATGGCACAAGCAGCATGCCTGATGTGTGGCTTAACGTTGCAGGGCTCGCCTTCTTCCTCGGCGCCGTTGCTAAATCAGCTCAGTTTCCGCTTCATACCTGGCTGCCTGACGCGATGGAAGGCCCTACATCTGTATCTTCCCTCATTCACGCAGCAACGATGGTGGCGGCCGGCGTGTTCCTGCTCGCCCGTATCAATCCACTGTTCAGCGCCGATGTGCTTACAGTGATCGCTGTTATTGGTGCCTTTACAGCTTTTATGTCGGCGAGCATTGCATTGGTACAGAACGATATTAAACGCATCCTGGCATTCTCCACTATTTCTCAGCTTGGATTTATGATGCTGGCTATGGGAGTAGGTGCGCAGTCGTCCGCTATATTTCACCTGGTTACCCATGCCTTCTTTAAGTGTTTACTGTTTTTGGCAGCAGGTGCTGTGATTCACGAGATGGCGCACCTTCGTGATAAAAACAACCTTCAGTTTGATACGCAGGACATTCGTTTGATGGGCGGCCTCAGAAAAAGAATGCCGGTGACCTTTGTTTGTATGCTTGTTGCTTCTCTGGCGCTTGCCGGACTTCCTCTTACTTCGGGCTATCTTTCAAAAGATGCTATCCTTATCCAGTCTTTTGAATGGGCTGAGGGCAGAAATGGCCTTTCGAAGTTGATTCCTTATTCGGCATTAATAACTTCTTGGTTTACAGCCTTCTATATTTCGCGGCTTATTTTTAAGGTGTTTTTTGGCGAACTCCGTATTGAGAAGCAGTTTGCGATGAAGTTCTCTGTGCATGAAGCCCCGGCAGCGATGAAAAATGTACTTGTTGTTTTGGCTGTTTTGTGCCTTTTCCCCGTGTTTTCATCCCATCCGCTTCTTTTTGAGGATGCATGGCTGTTGAAGGGACTTCCTGTAGCCGATACGATGACACGCGTCAATGCTTTTCATACCATTGTTCCTGCCGCCGTGAATATTATGGCTGTGCTGCTGATCTATCTGGCCTACCAATGGTACGGACGACAAAAGAAAATGCCGGCTTTTTCGAACACGGCACTCTTTCGTTTTGCCGGGAATCAATGGTTCTTCGATAAGGTTTATGATAGTGTGATCGTAGATGGCATTGTGTTAATTTCCAGAGGTATTTATTTTTTTGACAAGGTGGTAGTTGATGGTGTGGTTAATTTAGTGGGCAGAGCGGGAGTAGTTTTGTCGTATCTTTCCCGTTGGACCGACCGGAATATTATTGACGGGATAGTTAACGGCGCGGCTTACTTAACGGGCCAGACCGGCAGGTTTTTCCGTCATTTCCAAACGGGACGGCTGCAGCACTATTTTGTTACCATGCTTCTGATTTTATTAGGGTTTTTTATTTTTAAATATTACAGCGGAGCGATATGA
- the nuoK gene encoding NADH-quinone oxidoreductase subunit NuoK, which produces MIPLSHFMLISAALFCIGLYGVLSKRNAIMILIGIEFMLNAAILNFVAFSRYDKFAAGGQTFALFAIVLAAAAVAVALAIILNVYKYYKTIDPTRIDQLRD; this is translated from the coding sequence ATGATCCCTCTTTCACACTTTATGTTGATCAGTGCGGCTTTATTTTGTATAGGGCTGTACGGAGTATTATCAAAGCGGAACGCGATCATGATACTCATAGGAATTGAATTTATGCTGAATGCGGCCATACTTAATTTTGTTGCCTTCAGCAGGTATGATAAATTTGCAGCCGGAGGACAAACATTTGCCCTTTTTGCTATAGTGCTTGCCGCCGCTGCTGTTGCCGTGGCGCTTGCTATCATTTTAAATGTTTACAAGTACTATAAAACGATTGACCCAACCCGTATTGACCAGTTGAGAGATTAG
- a CDS encoding class II glutamine amidotransferase, with translation MSESIKHECGIALIRLLKPLSFYQQKYGTALYGLNKLYLLMEKQHNRGQDGAGIATIKLDVSPGNRYISRYRAMGSTAVSEIFEYVQRKFADVQHFPEFEDTKWLKENVSFTGEVLMGHLRYGTHGKNSIENCHPFLRQNNWMSRNLVIAGNFNMTNVDELLEQLFELGQHPKEKADTVTVLEKIGHFLDAENQNLFDNFKAEGFSNAEISHLIADKIDVAKILRRSAKTWDGGYTIEGIFGHGDAFVMRDPSGIRPAYYYYDDEIAVVTSERPAIQTAFNVPFSAVKEIKPGHALIIKKNGEISEEQFREPEEQKSCSFERIYFSRGSDAAIYRERKHLGRLLCPQILESVNHDLKNTVFSFIPNTAEVAFYGMVEGLHKYIKRLQKDTLLNRADKISDAELEEMLSMAPRVEKIAIKDAKLRTFITQDADRQDMVSHIYDTTYGVVNAGQDNLVVIDDSIVRGTTLRQSILKILDRLNPKKIVIVSSAPQIRYPDCYGIDMSRMGEFVAFEAAISLLKETNREHIIWETYEKCQASLSMNKEEIDNYIKAIYAPFTDEEIADKVAQIISPKDIRAEVKVIYQTLDNLHLACPAHLGDWYFSGNYPTPGGNKVVNRAFMNWVEGKNQRAYV, from the coding sequence ATGAGTGAATCCATAAAACATGAGTGCGGTATCGCTCTCATTCGTCTATTAAAACCCCTCTCTTTTTATCAGCAGAAATATGGTACAGCCCTTTACGGCTTAAACAAACTGTACCTGTTGATGGAAAAACAACATAACCGTGGTCAGGATGGTGCGGGTATAGCAACAATTAAACTGGATGTAAGTCCAGGTAACCGGTATATCAGCCGTTATCGTGCAATGGGCTCTACCGCTGTTTCCGAGATTTTTGAATACGTACAGCGAAAGTTTGCCGATGTTCAGCACTTTCCCGAATTTGAAGATACCAAATGGCTGAAGGAGAATGTGAGTTTTACAGGAGAGGTGCTTATGGGACATCTACGGTACGGCACCCATGGAAAAAACAGCATTGAGAACTGTCATCCCTTTCTGCGACAGAACAACTGGATGAGCAGAAACCTGGTGATCGCCGGCAACTTCAACATGACTAATGTCGACGAGCTTCTTGAACAGTTGTTTGAGCTGGGTCAGCATCCGAAAGAAAAGGCAGATACGGTAACGGTACTCGAAAAGATCGGGCACTTCCTGGATGCCGAAAACCAGAACCTCTTCGATAACTTTAAGGCCGAAGGATTCAGCAACGCTGAGATCAGTCATCTCATTGCTGATAAAATCGATGTAGCGAAAATACTAAGACGATCAGCAAAAACCTGGGACGGCGGATACACTATAGAAGGTATCTTCGGCCATGGTGATGCTTTTGTGATGCGTGATCCTTCAGGTATCAGACCGGCGTATTATTATTACGATGATGAAATTGCCGTAGTAACGTCCGAAAGGCCTGCTATACAAACCGCATTTAATGTTCCTTTTAGTGCTGTAAAAGAGATAAAACCAGGACATGCGTTGATCATTAAAAAGAATGGTGAGATTTCGGAGGAGCAGTTCAGAGAGCCTGAGGAACAGAAGTCGTGCTCATTCGAACGGATCTATTTCTCCCGTGGAAGTGACGCCGCCATATACCGGGAAAGGAAACACCTCGGCAGGCTACTTTGTCCTCAGATCCTCGAATCAGTGAATCATGATCTGAAAAACACCGTGTTCTCGTTTATTCCGAATACCGCCGAAGTAGCGTTTTACGGAATGGTGGAAGGCCTTCATAAATATATTAAGCGGTTACAGAAGGACACTCTTTTAAACAGGGCAGATAAGATCTCCGATGCCGAACTCGAAGAAATGCTGAGTATGGCGCCGCGGGTTGAAAAGATTGCTATAAAAGACGCGAAGCTGCGGACATTCATCACACAGGATGCCGACAGACAGGATATGGTGTCGCATATTTATGACACTACCTATGGCGTTGTTAATGCAGGGCAGGATAACCTGGTAGTAATTGACGATTCGATAGTGCGAGGAACGACCTTGCGGCAGAGTATCCTGAAGATCCTTGACCGGCTTAACCCTAAGAAAATCGTCATCGTATCCTCTGCTCCCCAAATCCGCTATCCCGATTGCTACGGTATAGATATGTCAAGGATGGGCGAGTTCGTGGCTTTTGAAGCGGCTATATCGCTTCTGAAGGAAACGAACAGAGAACATATCATCTGGGAAACCTATGAGAAATGTCAGGCATCGCTTTCTATGAATAAGGAAGAGATAGATAATTATATCAAAGCCATTTATGCTCCGTTTACGGATGAGGAAATAGCGGATAAAGTAGCACAAATAATTTCTCCGAAGGATATCAGGGCCGAAGTAAAAGTTATTTATCAGACGCTTGATAATCTTCACCTGGCCTGTCCCGCTCACCTTGGTGACTGGTACTTCTCCGGTAATTATCCTACTCCAGGTGGAAATAAAGTGGTCAACAGAGCCTTTATGAACTGGGTAGAGGGAAAGAATCAGAGGGCATATGTGTAG